ACGAAGCCGGACCGCGAGGCGGTCGGCCTCGGCGCGGTCCGCGCGGTGGCCGACGCCGCACCCGGCACGCCGTGGTTCGCGATCGGCGGGGTCGACGAGGCGCTGCTCGACGAGGTCCTCGCGGCCGGGGCGCAGCGCGTCGTGGTCGTCCGGGCGCTCACCCACGCGCCCGACCCGCGGGGCGTCGCGGAGCGGCTGCGCGCGCGGGTCGTCGCGGCCCGCGCCGCCACTCCCGCGCCCGACGGCGCGGGGGACCGCGCCGGCGGACGCGCGGCCGAGCAGCGCTGACGGCACCCGGCCCGCGCCGACGCCGGCTGCCGGCGGACGGGCACCCGGTGCGCCCGCCGCGCCGCCTATCCTTGGCCCCGTGACCTCCGACGCGCAGACCACGCCGCCGCCCGCCGCAGCACCCGTGTCGCCCGCGACCCTCGAGGACGCGCCGACGGAGCACCGCCCGGTCCTCGTGATCGACTTCGGCGCCCAGTACGCGCAGCTCATCGCCCGGCGCGTGCGCGAGGCGAACGTGTACTCCGAGATCGTCCCGCACACCGCGAGCGTCGAGCAGATCCTCGCGAAGGACCCGGCGGCGATCATCCTCTCGGGCGGCCCGTCGAGCGTGTACGCCACCGGTGCGCCGTTCGTCGACGCGGCGCTGTTCGAGGCCGGCGTCCCGGTGCTCGGCATCTGCTACGGCTTCCAGGCGATGGCGCAGGCGCTCGGCGGGACGGTCGCGCAGACCGGCGCGCGCGAGTACGGCGGGACCGCGGTCGAGGTCGTCGCGGGCGGCACGGTGCTCGCGGGCAGCCCCGACTCCCAGACGGTGTGGATGAGCCACGGCGACGCGGTGCACGCCGCGCCGGAGGGCTTCCAGGTGCTCGCGACGTCGGCCGGCTCGCCGGTCGCGGCGTTCGAGGACCCCGACCGCCGGCTCTACGGCATGCAGTGGCACCCCGAGGTGAAGCACTCGGTGCTCGGGCAGCGCGCGCTCGAGAACTTCCTCTACGAGGGTGCGGGGCTCGCGCCCGACTGGAACGCGGGCAACGTCGTCGCCGAGCAGGTCGAGCGCATCCGCGCGCAGGTCGGCGACGCCCGGGTGATCTGCGGGCTGTCCGGCGGCGTCGACTCCTCGGTCGCCGCGGCGCTCGTGCAGAAGGCCGTCGGTGACCAGCTCACCTGCGTGTTCGTGGACCACGGGCTGCTGCGCTCGGGCGAGGCCGAGCAGGTCGAGGAGGACTTCGTCGCCGCGACCGGCGTGCAGCTCAAGGTCGTCGACGCGCGCGAGCGGTTCCTCACGGCGCTCGCGGGCGTGAGCGACCCGGAGACCAAGCGCAAGATCATCGGGCGCGAGTTCATCCGGGTGTTCGAGCAGGCGGCGCGCGAGGTCGTCGCCGACGCCGGCGAGCACGGCACCGAGGTGAAGTTCCTGGTCCAGGGCACGCTGTATCCCGACGTCGTCGAGTCCGGCGGCGGCGAGGGCGCGGCGAACATCAAGAGCCACCACAACGTCGGCGGCCTGCCCGACGACCTGCAGTTCTCGCTCGTCGAGCCGCTCCGCACACTGTTCAAGGACGAGGTCCGCGCGGTCGGCCTCGAGCTCGGCGTGCCCGAGGGCATCGTGTGGCGCCAGCCGTTCCCCGGTCCCGGCCTCGGCATCCGCATCGTCGGCGAGGTCACCGCCGAGCGGCTCGAGACCCTCCGCGCTGCGGACGCGATCGCGCGCGAGGAGCTCACGCGCGCCGGCCTCGACCGCGAGATCTGGCAGTGCCCGGTCGTGCTGCTCGCGGACGTGCGCTCGGTCGGCGTCCAGGGCGACGGCCGCACCTACGGCCACCCGATCGTGCTGCGGCCCGTCTCGTCGGAGGACGCGATGACGGCCGACTGGACGCGCCTGCCCTACGACGTGCTGCAGGTCATCTCGACGCGCATCACGAACGAGGTGCCCGAGGTCAACCGGGTCGTCCTCGACGTCACGAGCAAGCCGCCGGGCACGATCGAGTGGGAGTGACGGCGCCGGGGACCGCGGCGGTCTGACCCAGGCTTCGGAGCCCCCGTCTCGTTCGTCCGCCCGACGAGCGGCGCCCTCGGTGCTCCGCCGACGGGCCGCTCGGCGCCCCGGTGCGAGCGGCTCAGGCCTCGACGCCCGCCCGGTCGCCGGCGCGCTCGCGCGCCCGCTCCGCCGTGCGCCGCCGCTTGTCCGCGTACATCTCCTGGTCGGCCCGCGCCACGGCCTCGGCGGTCGTCGCGCGCTCGCCGGCCCCCACGTGGTGGACGCCGATCGACGCGCCGGTGCCGAGCACGAGGTCGCCGTACGGCACCGGACGGTCGAGGCACGCGCGCAGGCGGGCGACGAGGGCGTCCCCGGCCGGGCCGCCCTCGTCGACCACGAGGAACTCGTCGCCGCCGAAGCGCGCCACGCACGGCCCGTGGCCGAGGGTCGTGACGAGCCGCTCCGCGACCGTGGTGATGAGGGCGTCGCCCGCGCCGTGCCCGTGGGTGTCGTTGATCTGCTTGAGCCCGTCGACGTCGAGGAACAGCACCGTGACGCCCGCCGAGCGGCCGTCCGCGACGCGGTCGAGCGCGCCGTGCAGCTGCTCGAGGCCGGCCCGCCGGTTCTCGAGGCCGGTGAGCTCGTCGTGCGTGGCGAGGTGCGCGAGCGCGCGCTCCGCCTCGAGCTGGCGGCGCGCGAGGCCCGCGATGCGCGCGACGACCAGCGGGACGATGAGCACCGTCCCGACCGTCAGGAGCAGCCAGTCCACGTCGCCCCGGAACGCCTCCTGGAGGCCCGCGAGCAGCGGGTTGAGGCCGAGCGCGACGCCGAGCGTCGTGAGCCGCGCGGGGCCCAGCCGGTCGCTCGGGGGCTCGGCGCCCTCGGCGACGCGCGCGTGCGTGCTGTGCACCGCGGCCGCGGCGAGGCAGCTGTAGCCGAGGATCCACAGGGTGGCGACCCAGGGCGCGTACAGGCCGGTGGCCGCGTCCGTCGTCAGGACGATCGCGACGTTGCCGACGAGGGTCAGCAGCACCGCGGTGCACACGTAGGCGAGGGCCGGGCGGGCCGCGCGGTGCACGAGGGCGGCGCGGAGCACCATGCCCGCGATGCCGCTGACCAGGACGATCAGCAGGAGCGTGTACAGCCGGACGCCCAGCGGCGCCCCGGTCGCCACGAGCGCGGGGTGCACCAGGACGGTCCACAGAAGGCTCGCGCACGCGAGCCACAGCACCGCGGCCTCGACCAGGCCGCCGCTGTCGCGGCGGGCGAACGGCAGCAGGATCGCGATCGCGGCGGCGAAGAGCAGCAGGTAGCCGATCGGGAGCGTCACGTCGACGACGAGCCCCGGCTGGGCGGGGTCGGCGTCCTGACGGCTCACGTCGACGACCCACGCGAGCCCGTTCACGGTCAGCACGCCGAGCGCGGCGCACAGGAGCGTCCACGACGCCGCCCGCCGGACGCGGCGCCGCGCGAGCAGGACCAGCACGATCGTCAGCGGGATCGCGCTCGCCAGCACGAGCATCGACGCCCGGAGGACACCGCTGGACGCGAGGAAGGTCAGCGCCACCGCGACACCGGCGAGGACGAGGACCGCGTGCGTCGGGACGCGGTCTCGTGGCTTCACGTCCC
The Cellulomonas sp. NS3 DNA segment above includes these coding regions:
- the guaA gene encoding glutamine-hydrolyzing GMP synthase is translated as MSPATLEDAPTEHRPVLVIDFGAQYAQLIARRVREANVYSEIVPHTASVEQILAKDPAAIILSGGPSSVYATGAPFVDAALFEAGVPVLGICYGFQAMAQALGGTVAQTGAREYGGTAVEVVAGGTVLAGSPDSQTVWMSHGDAVHAAPEGFQVLATSAGSPVAAFEDPDRRLYGMQWHPEVKHSVLGQRALENFLYEGAGLAPDWNAGNVVAEQVERIRAQVGDARVICGLSGGVDSSVAAALVQKAVGDQLTCVFVDHGLLRSGEAEQVEEDFVAATGVQLKVVDARERFLTALAGVSDPETKRKIIGREFIRVFEQAAREVVADAGEHGTEVKFLVQGTLYPDVVESGGGEGAANIKSHHNVGGLPDDLQFSLVEPLRTLFKDEVRAVGLELGVPEGIVWRQPFPGPGLGIRIVGEVTAERLETLRAADAIAREELTRAGLDREIWQCPVVLLADVRSVGVQGDGRTYGHPIVLRPVSSEDAMTADWTRLPYDVLQVISTRITNEVPEVNRVVLDVTSKPPGTIEWE
- a CDS encoding GGDEF domain-containing protein is translated as MKPRDRVPTHAVLVLAGVAVALTFLASSGVLRASMLVLASAIPLTIVLVLLARRRVRRAASWTLLCAALGVLTVNGLAWVVDVSRQDADPAQPGLVVDVTLPIGYLLLFAAAIAILLPFARRDSGGLVEAAVLWLACASLLWTVLVHPALVATGAPLGVRLYTLLLIVLVSGIAGMVLRAALVHRAARPALAYVCTAVLLTLVGNVAIVLTTDAATGLYAPWVATLWILGYSCLAAAAVHSTHARVAEGAEPPSDRLGPARLTTLGVALGLNPLLAGLQEAFRGDVDWLLLTVGTVLIVPLVVARIAGLARRQLEAERALAHLATHDELTGLENRRAGLEQLHGALDRVADGRSAGVTVLFLDVDGLKQINDTHGHGAGDALITTVAERLVTTLGHGPCVARFGGDEFLVVDEGGPAGDALVARLRACLDRPVPYGDLVLGTGASIGVHHVGAGERATTAEAVARADQEMYADKRRRTAERARERAGDRAGVEA